The following coding sequences are from one Rathayibacter sp. VKM Ac-2760 window:
- a CDS encoding 5'-nucleotidase C-terminal domain-containing protein has product MRTLRAASLLAVVALGAATAAPLASAAALDDGVELTLVSTTDTHGHVYNWDYFANAPYEGEDTLGLTRVATEVDRLRAEKGDDSVLVFDNGDAIQGTPLTYYYGLGDGAAGVLSGETTHPMATAFNTIGYDAQVVGNHEFNYGLDMLSAYEGDLNAPLLGANVIDVATGDPYQKPFTVIEREIDGETVRVGVLGLVTPGVRVWDKQYVDGVLEFRDMVETAKEWVPRVQAEADVVVVLAHTGQGTVPDAEYDPADLNEDVVNNIATQVPGIDVVVAGHSHQDVPETLYTNVAGEQVLVTQPSFWAQGLTEVTLNLVKDAAGDLQVDWTEGSAPVVTPVYARDIAEESTAVVDALAEQHATTIEYVNTPVAESLEELSAATSRYEDTPIIDFINNVQAETVDAALEGTEWADVPVISQASPFSRTAVFPKGQVTIRDIAGLYIYENTLRGVEMTGAEVRDYLEYSARYFNQVAPGAAFDPATGTNAITADRPTGIPDYNYDALSGLDYVIDISQPAGSRIRDLTQLDGTPVADDDRFVMAVNNYRQSGGGAYPAVAAAPLVYDERLEIRQLLIDWASARGVIDQADFFDQNWSLTSVAAEVPAEPGTPGQPGTPDEPGTPEPTEQPTATPVPLPSATPVPVAGGSHSGPLANTGVDAASYAGGAALLLLAGIALTVLRRRRSASHSE; this is encoded by the coding sequence ATGCGCACACTCCGCGCCGCAAGCCTCCTCGCCGTCGTCGCGCTCGGGGCGGCCACCGCCGCTCCCCTCGCGAGCGCGGCCGCCCTCGACGACGGCGTCGAGCTCACCCTGGTGTCGACGACCGACACGCACGGGCACGTCTACAACTGGGACTACTTCGCGAACGCGCCCTACGAGGGCGAGGACACGCTGGGCCTCACCCGCGTCGCGACCGAGGTCGACCGCCTCCGCGCCGAGAAGGGCGACGACTCCGTCCTCGTCTTCGACAACGGGGACGCGATCCAGGGCACGCCGCTCACCTACTACTACGGCCTCGGCGACGGCGCCGCGGGCGTGCTCTCGGGCGAGACGACGCACCCGATGGCCACCGCGTTCAACACCATCGGCTACGACGCGCAGGTCGTCGGCAACCACGAGTTCAACTACGGCCTCGACATGCTCAGCGCCTACGAGGGCGATCTGAACGCCCCGCTGCTCGGCGCCAACGTGATCGACGTCGCCACCGGCGACCCCTACCAGAAGCCGTTCACCGTGATCGAGCGCGAGATCGACGGCGAGACCGTGCGGGTCGGCGTGCTCGGCCTGGTCACCCCGGGCGTCCGCGTCTGGGACAAGCAGTACGTCGACGGCGTGCTCGAGTTCCGCGACATGGTCGAGACCGCGAAGGAGTGGGTGCCGCGGGTCCAGGCCGAGGCCGACGTGGTCGTCGTCCTCGCGCACACCGGCCAGGGCACCGTCCCGGACGCCGAGTACGACCCGGCCGACCTCAATGAGGACGTCGTCAACAACATCGCGACGCAGGTCCCCGGCATCGACGTGGTCGTCGCCGGCCACAGCCACCAGGACGTCCCCGAGACGCTCTACACGAACGTCGCCGGCGAGCAGGTCCTCGTCACGCAGCCGTCCTTCTGGGCGCAGGGCCTCACCGAGGTGACCCTGAACCTGGTGAAGGACGCAGCGGGCGATCTGCAGGTCGACTGGACCGAGGGCAGCGCCCCGGTCGTCACTCCGGTCTACGCGCGCGACATCGCCGAGGAGTCGACCGCCGTGGTCGACGCCCTCGCCGAGCAGCACGCGACCACGATCGAGTACGTGAACACCCCCGTGGCGGAGTCGCTCGAGGAGCTCTCGGCCGCGACCTCGCGCTACGAGGACACCCCGATCATCGACTTCATCAACAACGTCCAGGCCGAGACGGTCGACGCCGCGCTCGAGGGCACGGAGTGGGCCGACGTCCCGGTGATCTCGCAGGCGTCGCCGTTCTCGCGCACCGCGGTCTTCCCGAAGGGGCAGGTCACGATCCGCGACATCGCGGGGCTCTACATCTACGAGAACACCCTCCGGGGCGTCGAGATGACGGGCGCGGAGGTGCGCGACTACCTCGAGTACTCGGCGCGCTACTTCAACCAGGTGGCCCCGGGCGCCGCGTTCGACCCGGCCACGGGCACGAACGCGATCACCGCGGACCGGCCCACGGGCATCCCGGACTACAACTACGACGCGCTCTCCGGACTCGACTACGTCATCGACATCTCGCAGCCGGCCGGCTCGCGGATCCGCGACCTGACGCAGCTCGACGGCACCCCCGTCGCCGACGACGACCGCTTCGTGATGGCCGTCAACAACTACCGGCAGAGCGGGGGCGGCGCCTATCCGGCGGTAGCCGCGGCCCCCCTCGTCTACGACGAGCGGCTCGAGATCCGGCAGCTGCTGATCGACTGGGCGAGCGCGCGCGGCGTGATCGACCAGGCGGACTTCTTCGATCAGAACTGGTCGCTGACGTCGGTCGCGGCGGAGGTCCCGGCCGAGCCCGGCACTCCCGGCCAGCCCGGGACGCCCGATGAGCCCGGAACGCCCGAGCCGACCGAGCAGCCCACCGCGACTCCGGTGCCGCTGCCGTCCGCCACGCCCGTCCCCGTCGCCGGGGGCTCGCACTCCGGGCCGCTCGCGAACACGGGCGTCGACGCGGCCTCGTACGCCGGAGGCGCGGCCCTGCTGCTGCTCGCCGGCATCGCGCTGACGGTGCTCCGCCGCCGCCGCTCCGCCTCGCACTCGGAGTAG
- a CDS encoding DoxX family membrane protein: MTLPRTISRVLLGLVLVLAGTGHLTFARQSFQAQVPPWLPFDADFVVLASGVVEIALGLALLLVRRRRVLVGIVVAAFFVAVFPGNVSQLVTRTPAFGLETDAARAIRLLFQPLLVLWALWSTGVLAAWNARRRRPRE; this comes from the coding sequence ATGACCCTCCCGCGCACGATCTCCCGCGTCCTCCTCGGGCTCGTGCTCGTCCTCGCCGGGACCGGGCACCTGACCTTCGCTCGGCAGTCCTTCCAGGCGCAGGTGCCGCCGTGGCTGCCGTTCGACGCGGACTTCGTCGTCCTGGCTTCCGGCGTGGTCGAGATCGCGCTCGGGCTCGCCCTCCTGCTGGTCCGGCGCCGGCGGGTGCTGGTGGGGATCGTGGTCGCCGCGTTCTTCGTGGCGGTGTTCCCCGGCAACGTCTCGCAGCTCGTCACCCGCACGCCGGCCTTCGGTCTCGAGACCGACGCCGCGCGGGCGATCCGGCTGCTCTTCCAGCCGCTGCTCGTGCTCTGGGCGCTGTGGTCCACCGGCGTGCTCGCCGCCTGGAACGCGAGACGGCGCCGCCCACGGGAGTGA
- a CDS encoding ABC transporter ATP-binding protein, translating to MQNQTSSVVARVEGVRKLYGSTPPVVALDDVSLSIERGEFTAVMGPSGSGKSTLMHVLAGLDTASAGRVFLGDVEITAMGDAELTVLRRRSVGFVFQAFNLVPTLDVRGNIRLPFELDGRRVTAEEEQWIARLIESLGLRERLTHRPHELSGGQQQRVAIARALATRPQLIFADEPTGNLDSRTGREVLSLLRASTREYGQSIAMVTHDPIAAAFADRIVFLRDGAVVDDRRGMSAEEISRAMLSMEGAS from the coding sequence ATGCAGAATCAGACCTCCTCCGTCGTGGCGCGCGTCGAGGGCGTGCGCAAGCTCTACGGCAGCACGCCGCCCGTCGTCGCCCTCGACGACGTCTCCCTCTCGATCGAGCGCGGCGAGTTCACCGCGGTGATGGGCCCCAGCGGCTCAGGCAAGTCCACGCTGATGCACGTGCTCGCCGGCCTCGACACCGCCTCGGCCGGCCGCGTCTTCCTCGGCGACGTCGAGATCACCGCGATGGGCGACGCCGAGCTCACCGTGCTCCGTCGCCGCAGCGTCGGCTTCGTCTTCCAGGCCTTCAACCTCGTGCCGACCCTCGACGTGCGCGGCAACATCCGCCTCCCGTTCGAGCTCGACGGCCGCCGCGTCACCGCGGAGGAGGAGCAGTGGATCGCGCGCCTGATCGAGTCGCTCGGTCTCCGCGAGCGCCTCACCCACCGCCCGCACGAGCTCTCCGGCGGCCAGCAGCAGCGCGTCGCCATCGCCCGAGCCCTGGCCACCCGGCCGCAGCTCATCTTCGCCGACGAGCCCACCGGCAACCTCGACTCCCGCACCGGCCGCGAGGTGCTGAGCCTGCTCCGCGCCTCGACGCGCGAGTACGGCCAGTCGATCGCGATGGTGACCCACGACCCGATCGCCGCGGCCTTCGCCGACCGCATCGTCTTCCTCCGCGACGGGGCCGTCGTCGACGACCGCCGCGGGATGAGCGCCGAGGAGATCTCGCGCGCGATGCTCTCGATGGAGGGAGCGTCGTGA
- a CDS encoding adenylosuccinate synthase has product MPAIVITGAQWGDEGKGRATDLLGSRVDYVVKFNGGNNAGHTVVVGDEKYALHLLPSGILTPGVVPVIANGVVVDIEVLFHELEALSARGVDVSKLLVSANAHVITSYHRTLDKVTERFLGKRQIGTTGRGIGPAYADKINRVGIRIQDLFDENILRQKVEGALDQKNHLLVKVYNRRAILVEQVMEDLLQYTERLRPMVADTSLVLARALDAGKTVLFEAGQATMLDVDHGTYPFVTSSNATSGGAATGSGVAPNRIERVIAVIKAYTTRVGAGPFPTELFDEWGEYLRKQGFEFGTTTGRPRRCGWYDAPIARYSARINGVTDFVLTKLDVLSGLETIPVCVAYEVDGVRHDEVPVSQSDFHHAKPIYEEFPGWQEDITGCRTFADLPQTAQDYVRALEAMSGARFSAIGVGPEREQVVVLHDLLD; this is encoded by the coding sequence ATGCCAGCAATCGTCATCACCGGCGCCCAGTGGGGCGACGAGGGCAAGGGACGCGCGACCGACCTGCTCGGCAGCCGCGTCGACTACGTCGTGAAGTTCAACGGCGGCAACAACGCCGGCCACACCGTCGTCGTCGGCGACGAGAAGTACGCGCTGCACCTGCTGCCCTCGGGAATCCTCACGCCGGGCGTCGTGCCCGTCATCGCGAACGGCGTCGTCGTCGACATCGAGGTGCTCTTCCACGAGCTCGAGGCGCTGAGCGCCCGCGGCGTCGACGTGTCGAAGCTGCTGGTCAGCGCCAACGCGCACGTCATCACCAGCTACCACCGCACGCTCGACAAGGTGACGGAGCGCTTCCTCGGCAAGCGTCAGATCGGCACCACCGGCCGCGGCATCGGCCCGGCCTACGCCGACAAGATCAACCGCGTCGGCATCCGGATCCAGGACCTCTTCGACGAGAACATCCTGCGCCAGAAGGTCGAGGGCGCCCTCGACCAGAAGAACCACCTGCTGGTGAAGGTCTACAACCGCCGCGCGATCCTGGTCGAGCAGGTCATGGAGGACCTGCTGCAGTACACCGAGCGCCTGCGCCCGATGGTCGCCGACACCTCGCTCGTGCTCGCCCGCGCGCTCGACGCCGGCAAGACCGTGCTCTTCGAGGCCGGCCAGGCCACGATGCTCGACGTCGACCACGGCACCTACCCGTTCGTCACCTCCTCGAACGCCACGTCGGGCGGCGCGGCGACCGGCTCCGGAGTGGCACCGAACCGCATCGAGCGCGTCATCGCGGTCATCAAGGCCTACACGACCCGCGTCGGCGCCGGCCCGTTCCCGACCGAGCTCTTCGACGAGTGGGGCGAGTACCTGCGCAAGCAGGGCTTCGAATTCGGCACCACCACCGGCCGCCCGCGCCGCTGCGGCTGGTACGACGCCCCGATCGCCCGCTACTCCGCGCGGATCAACGGCGTCACCGACTTCGTGCTGACCAAGCTCGACGTGCTCTCGGGCCTGGAGACCATCCCGGTCTGCGTCGCCTACGAGGTCGACGGCGTCCGCCACGACGAGGTCCCCGTCTCGCAGAGCGACTTCCACCACGCGAAGCCGATCTACGAGGAGTTCCCCGGCTGGCAGGAGGACATCACCGGCTGCCGGACGTTCGCCGACCTGCCGCAGACCGCGCAGGACTACGTCCGCGCCCTCGAGGCGATGAGCGGCGCCCGCTTCTCCGCGATCGGCGTCGGCCCGGAGCGCGAGCAGGTCGTCGTCCTGCACGACCTCCTCGACTGA